One window of the Bombus affinis isolate iyBomAffi1 chromosome 10, iyBomAffi1.2, whole genome shotgun sequence genome contains the following:
- the LOC126921248 gene encoding excitatory amino acid transporter 3-like isoform X2 produces the protein MNILKEVLRQKIILWTVIGVCAGISLGLILKTFTLQPWTKRNVMYLKFPGELFMRIVNCLILPLITSSIVSATCNLKKSGRIGTMALYYYTTTTSLGIILSVILVQTIRPGDLLKDKNIITQNTTRYSITADTILDLFRNFIPENIVSATLFQYQTVLQKSKNESVPIDEWRIDHMNVPGTDVLGLVVFSLVLGLAIGDIGAKGEPLINFFLSLSDAMMKIMSWAIMLVPISALFLISAKILEVEDFNSLIKRLGIYILTVFSGLLIQGLILLPLVYFICTRQSPYNIIVKLGPAFATAFGTSSSTATVPVTISCLERIGIPSKISKFIVPIGATINMDGIALYESIGAIFIIQLHGLQFSLFKIIIICITCTLSCIGAAGLPSGGYVMLIMVLNSVGVPVEDVSLIIAID, from the exons ATGAATATATTAAAAGAAGTACTGAGACAGAAGATAATATTATGGACAGTTATTGGTGTATGTGCTGGAATTTCATTAGGACTCATTCTTAAAACTTTTACTCTTCAACCATGGACCAAACGAAATGTAATGTATCTAAAGTTTCCTGGAGAACTATTCATGAGAATTGTAAATTGTTTAATATTGCCTCTTATAACATCCAGTATAGTGAGTGCTACTTGTAACTTGAAAAAATCAG GCCGCATTGGAACAATGGCattatattactatacaacgacAACATCACTTGGAATAATATTAAGTGTTATACTAGTTCAAACAATAAGACCTGGTGATTTACTTAAAGATAAAAACATCATAACACAAAATACAACCAGATATTCAATAACAGCAGACACAATTTTAGATCTATTTCG AAATTTTATCCCAGAAAACATAGTGAGTGCAACCTTATTCCag TATCAAACTGTATTACAAAAATCAAAGAATGAATCAG TACCAATTGATGAATGGAGAATAGATCATATGAATGTACCAGGAACAGATGTATTAGGATTAGTAGTTTTTAGTTTAGTCTTGGGATTAGCAATTGGAGATATAGGTGCAAAAGGAGAACCTTTAATAAActtttttctatctttatcagATGCAATGATGAAGATCATGAGTTGGGCAATAAT GCTAGTACCAATAAGTGCACTATTTCTTATTTCTGCAAAAATTCTTGAAGTAGAAGACTTTAACAGTTTAATAAAAAGGCttggaatttatattttaactgTCTTTAGTGGTTTGCTTATACAAGGTTTAATATTACTTCCTCTAGTGTATTTTATATGTACCCGTCAATCTCCATACAACATCATAGTTAAACTTGGACCAGCTTTTGCTACAGCATTTGGTACATCATCAAG cACAGCTACAGTTCCAGTAACAATATCATGCTTGGAACGCATTGGAATACCTTCTAAAATATCTAAGTTTATTGTACCAATTGGAGCCACCATAAATATGGATGGTATAGCATTATATGAAAGCATTGGtgcaatttttataattcaatTGCATGGATTACAATTTTCATTGTTCAAGATCATAATAATCTG TATAACATGTACTTTGTCGTGTATTGGTGCTGCCGGCTTACCTAGTGGTGGTTATGTAATGTTAATAATGGTATTAAATTCCGTGGGTGTTCCAGTAGAAGATGTTTCATTAATTATCGCCATTGATTG A
- the LOC126921248 gene encoding excitatory amino acid transporter 3-like isoform X1, which produces MNILKEVLRQKIILWTVIGVCAGISLGLILKTFTLQPWTKRNVMYLKFPGELFMRIVNCLILPLITSSIVSATCNLKKSGRIGTMALYYYTTTTSLGIILSVILVQTIRPGDLLKDKNIITQNTTRYSITADTILDLFRNFIPENIVSATLFQYQTVLQKSKNESVPIDEWRIDHMNVPGTDVLGLVVFSLVLGLAIGDIGAKGEPLINFFLSLSDAMMKIMSWAIMLVPISALFLISAKILEVEDFNSLIKRLGIYILTVFSGLLIQGLILLPLVYFICTRQSPYNIIVKLGPAFATAFGTSSSTATVPVTISCLERIGIPSKISKFIVPIGATINMDGIALYESIGAIFIIQLHGLQFSLFKIIIICITCTLSCIGAAGLPSGGYVMLIMVLNSVGVPVEDVSLIIAIDWFVDRFRTTLNIIADALGAGIINHHYKKSKQNSIPEEIGLYTSA; this is translated from the exons ATGAATATATTAAAAGAAGTACTGAGACAGAAGATAATATTATGGACAGTTATTGGTGTATGTGCTGGAATTTCATTAGGACTCATTCTTAAAACTTTTACTCTTCAACCATGGACCAAACGAAATGTAATGTATCTAAAGTTTCCTGGAGAACTATTCATGAGAATTGTAAATTGTTTAATATTGCCTCTTATAACATCCAGTATAGTGAGTGCTACTTGTAACTTGAAAAAATCAG GCCGCATTGGAACAATGGCattatattactatacaacgacAACATCACTTGGAATAATATTAAGTGTTATACTAGTTCAAACAATAAGACCTGGTGATTTACTTAAAGATAAAAACATCATAACACAAAATACAACCAGATATTCAATAACAGCAGACACAATTTTAGATCTATTTCG AAATTTTATCCCAGAAAACATAGTGAGTGCAACCTTATTCCag TATCAAACTGTATTACAAAAATCAAAGAATGAATCAG TACCAATTGATGAATGGAGAATAGATCATATGAATGTACCAGGAACAGATGTATTAGGATTAGTAGTTTTTAGTTTAGTCTTGGGATTAGCAATTGGAGATATAGGTGCAAAAGGAGAACCTTTAATAAActtttttctatctttatcagATGCAATGATGAAGATCATGAGTTGGGCAATAAT GCTAGTACCAATAAGTGCACTATTTCTTATTTCTGCAAAAATTCTTGAAGTAGAAGACTTTAACAGTTTAATAAAAAGGCttggaatttatattttaactgTCTTTAGTGGTTTGCTTATACAAGGTTTAATATTACTTCCTCTAGTGTATTTTATATGTACCCGTCAATCTCCATACAACATCATAGTTAAACTTGGACCAGCTTTTGCTACAGCATTTGGTACATCATCAAG cACAGCTACAGTTCCAGTAACAATATCATGCTTGGAACGCATTGGAATACCTTCTAAAATATCTAAGTTTATTGTACCAATTGGAGCCACCATAAATATGGATGGTATAGCATTATATGAAAGCATTGGtgcaatttttataattcaatTGCATGGATTACAATTTTCATTGTTCAAGATCATAATAATCTG TATAACATGTACTTTGTCGTGTATTGGTGCTGCCGGCTTACCTAGTGGTGGTTATGTAATGTTAATAATGGTATTAAATTCCGTGGGTGTTCCAGTAGAAGATGTTTCATTAATTATCGCCATTGATTGGTTCGT AGACCGTTTTAGAACCACTTTAAATATCATAGCAGATGCATTAGGGGCTGGCATAATAAATCATCATTATAAAAAAAGTAAACAAAATTCTATACCAGAGGAAATAGGATTATATACTTCCGCGTAA
- the LOC126921248 gene encoding excitatory amino acid transporter 3-like isoform X3, which translates to MALYYYTTTTSLGIILSVILVQTIRPGDLLKDKNIITQNTTRYSITADTILDLFRNFIPENIVSATLFQYQTVLQKSKNESVPIDEWRIDHMNVPGTDVLGLVVFSLVLGLAIGDIGAKGEPLINFFLSLSDAMMKIMSWAIMLVPISALFLISAKILEVEDFNSLIKRLGIYILTVFSGLLIQGLILLPLVYFICTRQSPYNIIVKLGPAFATAFGTSSSTATVPVTISCLERIGIPSKISKFIVPIGATINMDGIALYESIGAIFIIQLHGLQFSLFKIIIICITCTLSCIGAAGLPSGGYVMLIMVLNSVGVPVEDVSLIIAIDWFVDRFRTTLNIIADALGAGIINHHYKKSKQNSIPEEIGLYTSA; encoded by the exons ATGGCattatattactatacaacgacAACATCACTTGGAATAATATTAAGTGTTATACTAGTTCAAACAATAAGACCTGGTGATTTACTTAAAGATAAAAACATCATAACACAAAATACAACCAGATATTCAATAACAGCAGACACAATTTTAGATCTATTTCG AAATTTTATCCCAGAAAACATAGTGAGTGCAACCTTATTCCag TATCAAACTGTATTACAAAAATCAAAGAATGAATCAG TACCAATTGATGAATGGAGAATAGATCATATGAATGTACCAGGAACAGATGTATTAGGATTAGTAGTTTTTAGTTTAGTCTTGGGATTAGCAATTGGAGATATAGGTGCAAAAGGAGAACCTTTAATAAActtttttctatctttatcagATGCAATGATGAAGATCATGAGTTGGGCAATAAT GCTAGTACCAATAAGTGCACTATTTCTTATTTCTGCAAAAATTCTTGAAGTAGAAGACTTTAACAGTTTAATAAAAAGGCttggaatttatattttaactgTCTTTAGTGGTTTGCTTATACAAGGTTTAATATTACTTCCTCTAGTGTATTTTATATGTACCCGTCAATCTCCATACAACATCATAGTTAAACTTGGACCAGCTTTTGCTACAGCATTTGGTACATCATCAAG cACAGCTACAGTTCCAGTAACAATATCATGCTTGGAACGCATTGGAATACCTTCTAAAATATCTAAGTTTATTGTACCAATTGGAGCCACCATAAATATGGATGGTATAGCATTATATGAAAGCATTGGtgcaatttttataattcaatTGCATGGATTACAATTTTCATTGTTCAAGATCATAATAATCTG TATAACATGTACTTTGTCGTGTATTGGTGCTGCCGGCTTACCTAGTGGTGGTTATGTAATGTTAATAATGGTATTAAATTCCGTGGGTGTTCCAGTAGAAGATGTTTCATTAATTATCGCCATTGATTGGTTCGT AGACCGTTTTAGAACCACTTTAAATATCATAGCAGATGCATTAGGGGCTGGCATAATAAATCATCATTATAAAAAAAGTAAACAAAATTCTATACCAGAGGAAATAGGATTATATACTTCCGCGTAA
- the LOC126921234 gene encoding RNA-binding protein 26 isoform X2, whose protein sequence is MIIENPDQFKAWLTAVLEPLCDADPAALAKYVYALVKKDKTLEELRGGMVEQLDVFLQQETKNFVELLFKTLETQEYVLPPPKNDPDGGGTPPGVNPPPPALTTDKVTESTIAITSMNTNPPAPLQMNGSAPMAIGKRETRKSDSDKVDKEKEKRSRSRGRMRSRTRSRSRSWERDRRRSRSREHIRRDRERDRSRPWRNESPPNTRRHDRRRSRSRSTSPIRPRIRDGPDNRDHRARFRNRSPTPLRSRSRSRSLDRKKIDRTERMEVDRTERIDGSPGGGTPTQDSNHGDVDMRLSTTSQSIQSVVAVASSVPNNQPGFQAKRRCRDFDEKGYCMRGDLCPYDHGTDPVVLEDVALSRVLTFGPHSAQAPGTVPVTAVPEPPPGPNGNAPPQHLPLASLPPPHLRNQHHSDMDAFAEYNPDAPSMEPRMPWGRHPQPGPGIYGRGRRELISVPVIPHTNSSEIPHTQTNPLKRKQAFDFNRLGPKQRVVHNPANCSLELKKVPRSLNNITQLNNHFSKFGKIVNIQVNFGGDPEGALVTFQLPTEAKAAYRSTEAVLNNRFIKVFWHNNVNNNAAGGAIENVPPGCRPSVKERLGAAVTAPAKTEENEYIPTRRSTEEQVSQTLVPTSPKTTTVPTREDKVLAIKKTQEILAAKETLKKKQEEKRKEALKLTADLRKRKQELLDKHLIEIRALIDKAEKNPEQKDAIMATIKTMQQSIDNLRKDLAANGQIGGNKTQIKSREQTQKEILDAELDLMTAQQEGQDAGELQKRLNELRAQAAALGLNAGPTAGRGTRSSRVIRGSHALSYRGRGRGSFAHVSVDHRPTSLLVSGYETEEKAEVLAHFQQFGEIVNQIVDDATPSIVINFKSRKEAEIALVKGRTFQDRLLSITWVSGHHLHRGGGGTNANASVQLSSRSEQAPPPTDEDIDLEGNAEALLLEENEEEEDEDGESRSWRR, encoded by the exons ATGATAATAGAGAATCCGGATCAATTCAAGGCGTGGCTCACTGCCGTCTTGGAGCCACT TTGTGATGCAGATCCTGCTGCATTAGCAAAATATGTATATGCTCTCGTTAAGAAGGACAAAACACTAGAAGAGTTGCGAGGTGGAATGGTTGAACAGCTTGATGTATTTTTGCAGCAGG AAACAAAGAATTTTGTGGAATTGTTATTTAAAACATTAGAGACTCAAGAATATGTACTTCCGCCTCCAAAAAATGATCCAGATGGTGGTGGGACACCACCAGGTGTAAATCCACCACCACCAGCATTAACTACAGATAAAGTAACTGAAAGTACAATTGCAATTACTTCTATGAATACAAATCCCCCTGCTCCACTTCAAATGAATGGATCTGCACCTATGGCAATAGGTAAACGTGAAACTAGAAAATCAGATTCTGATAAAGTTGACAAAGAGAAGGAAAAACGTTCTAGGAGTCG CGGTCGGATGAGGTCCCGAACAAGGTCTCGTTCGCGCTCATGGGAGAGAGATAGACGTAGATCAAGAAGCAGGGAACACATTCGTCGTGATCGAGAACGCGACAGAAGTCGGCCATGGAGAAACGAATCGCCACCAAATACACGACGACATGACAGAAG acGGAGCAGAAGTCGTAGCACATCACCAATACGCCCAAGAATACGAGATGGTCCTGATAATCGTGATCATAGAGCACGATTTAGAAATCGATCTCCGACACCACTTCGCTCTAGATCCCGATCAAGATCATTAGATCGTAAAAAGATAGATCGCACTGAAAGGATGGAAGTAGATAGAACAGAAAGAATTGACGGGAGTCCTGGCGGAGGTACTCCAACACAGGATAGCAATCATGGTGATGTAGACATGAGGTTGTCGACTACTAGTCAATCAATTCAAAGCGTCGTTGCCGTCGCTTCTAGTGTTCCAAATAACCAGCCAGGTTTTCAAGCCAAGAGGAGGTGCAGGGATTTTGATG AAAAAGGTTACTGTATGAGAGGTGATCTGTGTCCCTATGATCATGGTACAGATCCTGTTGTATTAGAAGATGTAGCTCTAAGTCGTGTTCTGACCTTTGGCCCACATAGTGCTCAAGCACCAGGAACAGTACCTGTAACAGCAGTACCAGAACCACCCCCAGGACCTAATGGAAATGCTCCACCACAACACCTCCCTCTCGCAAGTTTACCTCCTCCACATTTAAGGAATCAACATCATTCTGATATGG ATGCTTTTGCGGAATACAATCCAGATGCACCAAGTATGGAGCCACGAATGCCATGGGGTAGACATCCTCAACCTGGGCCTGGAATTTATGGGAGGGGTCGACGGGAACTGATCAGTGTGCCAGTAATTCCACATACAAACTCATCTGAGATACCACATACTCAAACaaatccgttaaaacgtaaacaAGCATTCGATTTTAATCGTCTTGGACCAAAACAACGAGTGGTACATAATCCAGCTAATTGTTCTCTGGAATTAAAAAAAGTTCCACGTAGCCTGAACAACATAACCCAGTTGAataatcatttttcaaaatttggtaaaattgtaaatatcCAAGTTAATTTCGGCGGAGATCCTGAGGGAGCGTTGGTTACCTTCCAGCTACCAACTGAAGCAAAGGCTGCATACAGAAGTACGGAGGCTGTGTTGAATAATAGATTTATCAAAGTTTTTTGgcataacaatgttaacaacaATGCAGCTGGTGGTGCTATTGAGAACGTACCACCAG GATGCCGTCCTTCTGTCAAAGAACGATTAGGTGCTGCTGTAACTGCACCAGCAAAAACTGAAGAAAATGAATATATTCCCACTCGTCGTTCAACCGAAGAACAAGTCTCACAGACTTTGGTTCCAACATCGCCAAAAACCACCACTGTTCCTACGCGAGAAGACAAAGTTCTTGCAATAAAAAAGACACAAGAAATATTAGCCGCTAAGGAAACGTTAAAGAAAAAACAGGAAGAGAAACGTAAAGAAGCATTAAAATTAACTGCTGATTTGCGTAAAAGAAAACAAGAATTATTAGATAAGCATTTAATAGAAATTCGAGCTTTGATTGACAAAGCTGAAAAGAATCCAGAACAAAAAGATGCAATTATGGCAACAATCAAAACGATGCAACAATCTATTGATAATTTACGTAAAGACTTGGCTGCGAACGGCCAAATTGGTGGTAACAAAACGCAAATCAAATCTAGAGAACAAACCCAAAAAGAGATCTTAGACGCAGAATTAGATTTAATGACCGCGCAACAGGAAGGACAAGATGCTGGAGAATTGCAAAAGAGATTAAATGAATTGCGAGCACAAGCTGCTGCATTAGGTTTAAATGCAGGACCAACTGCTGGTCGAGGTACAAGATCTAGTAGAGTCATACGAGGTAGTCATGCATTATCATATAGGGGACGCGGCAGAGGAAGCTTTGCCCATGTTTCAGTAGATCATAGACCTACGAGTCTTCTAGTCTCTGGTTACGAAACCGAAGAAAAGGCTGAAGTTTTAGCACATTTTCAA CAATTTGGAGAAATAGTGAATCAAATAGTAGATGACGCAACGCCTTCGATTGTAATCAATTTTAAATCAAGGAAAGAAGCTGAGATAGCTTTAGTAAAAGGACGCACATTTCAGGATAGATTATTGTCTATAACTTGGGTCTCTGGACATCATCTACATCGTGGCGGTGGTGGTACGAATGCAAATGCATCTGTACAACTTTCTTCGCGTTCTGAGCaagcaccaccacccaccgatgAAGATATTGACTTAGAA GGTAACGCTGAGGCATTACTTCTCgaagaaaacgaagaagaagaagacgaagatgGTGAGTCGCGAAGCTGGCGGCGATAG
- the LOC126921234 gene encoding RNA-binding protein 26 isoform X1, which produces MIIENPDQFKAWLTAVLEPLCDADPAALAKYVYALVKKDKTLEELRGGMVEQLDVFLQQETKNFVELLFKTLETQEYVLPPPKNDPDGGGTPPGVNPPPPALTTDKVTESTIAITSMNTNPPAPLQMNGSAPMAIGKRETRKSDSDKVDKEKEKRSRSRSGRMRSRTRSRSRSWERDRRRSRSREHIRRDRERDRSRPWRNESPPNTRRHDRRRSRSRSTSPIRPRIRDGPDNRDHRARFRNRSPTPLRSRSRSRSLDRKKIDRTERMEVDRTERIDGSPGGGTPTQDSNHGDVDMRLSTTSQSIQSVVAVASSVPNNQPGFQAKRRCRDFDEKGYCMRGDLCPYDHGTDPVVLEDVALSRVLTFGPHSAQAPGTVPVTAVPEPPPGPNGNAPPQHLPLASLPPPHLRNQHHSDMDAFAEYNPDAPSMEPRMPWGRHPQPGPGIYGRGRRELISVPVIPHTNSSEIPHTQTNPLKRKQAFDFNRLGPKQRVVHNPANCSLELKKVPRSLNNITQLNNHFSKFGKIVNIQVNFGGDPEGALVTFQLPTEAKAAYRSTEAVLNNRFIKVFWHNNVNNNAAGGAIENVPPGCRPSVKERLGAAVTAPAKTEENEYIPTRRSTEEQVSQTLVPTSPKTTTVPTREDKVLAIKKTQEILAAKETLKKKQEEKRKEALKLTADLRKRKQELLDKHLIEIRALIDKAEKNPEQKDAIMATIKTMQQSIDNLRKDLAANGQIGGNKTQIKSREQTQKEILDAELDLMTAQQEGQDAGELQKRLNELRAQAAALGLNAGPTAGRGTRSSRVIRGSHALSYRGRGRGSFAHVSVDHRPTSLLVSGYETEEKAEVLAHFQQFGEIVNQIVDDATPSIVINFKSRKEAEIALVKGRTFQDRLLSITWVSGHHLHRGGGGTNANASVQLSSRSEQAPPPTDEDIDLEGNAEALLLEENEEEEDEDGESRSWRR; this is translated from the exons ATGATAATAGAGAATCCGGATCAATTCAAGGCGTGGCTCACTGCCGTCTTGGAGCCACT TTGTGATGCAGATCCTGCTGCATTAGCAAAATATGTATATGCTCTCGTTAAGAAGGACAAAACACTAGAAGAGTTGCGAGGTGGAATGGTTGAACAGCTTGATGTATTTTTGCAGCAGG AAACAAAGAATTTTGTGGAATTGTTATTTAAAACATTAGAGACTCAAGAATATGTACTTCCGCCTCCAAAAAATGATCCAGATGGTGGTGGGACACCACCAGGTGTAAATCCACCACCACCAGCATTAACTACAGATAAAGTAACTGAAAGTACAATTGCAATTACTTCTATGAATACAAATCCCCCTGCTCCACTTCAAATGAATGGATCTGCACCTATGGCAATAGGTAAACGTGAAACTAGAAAATCAGATTCTGATAAAGTTGACAAAGAGAAGGAAAAACGTTCTAGGAGTCG AAGCGGTCGGATGAGGTCCCGAACAAGGTCTCGTTCGCGCTCATGGGAGAGAGATAGACGTAGATCAAGAAGCAGGGAACACATTCGTCGTGATCGAGAACGCGACAGAAGTCGGCCATGGAGAAACGAATCGCCACCAAATACACGACGACATGACAGAAG acGGAGCAGAAGTCGTAGCACATCACCAATACGCCCAAGAATACGAGATGGTCCTGATAATCGTGATCATAGAGCACGATTTAGAAATCGATCTCCGACACCACTTCGCTCTAGATCCCGATCAAGATCATTAGATCGTAAAAAGATAGATCGCACTGAAAGGATGGAAGTAGATAGAACAGAAAGAATTGACGGGAGTCCTGGCGGAGGTACTCCAACACAGGATAGCAATCATGGTGATGTAGACATGAGGTTGTCGACTACTAGTCAATCAATTCAAAGCGTCGTTGCCGTCGCTTCTAGTGTTCCAAATAACCAGCCAGGTTTTCAAGCCAAGAGGAGGTGCAGGGATTTTGATG AAAAAGGTTACTGTATGAGAGGTGATCTGTGTCCCTATGATCATGGTACAGATCCTGTTGTATTAGAAGATGTAGCTCTAAGTCGTGTTCTGACCTTTGGCCCACATAGTGCTCAAGCACCAGGAACAGTACCTGTAACAGCAGTACCAGAACCACCCCCAGGACCTAATGGAAATGCTCCACCACAACACCTCCCTCTCGCAAGTTTACCTCCTCCACATTTAAGGAATCAACATCATTCTGATATGG ATGCTTTTGCGGAATACAATCCAGATGCACCAAGTATGGAGCCACGAATGCCATGGGGTAGACATCCTCAACCTGGGCCTGGAATTTATGGGAGGGGTCGACGGGAACTGATCAGTGTGCCAGTAATTCCACATACAAACTCATCTGAGATACCACATACTCAAACaaatccgttaaaacgtaaacaAGCATTCGATTTTAATCGTCTTGGACCAAAACAACGAGTGGTACATAATCCAGCTAATTGTTCTCTGGAATTAAAAAAAGTTCCACGTAGCCTGAACAACATAACCCAGTTGAataatcatttttcaaaatttggtaaaattgtaaatatcCAAGTTAATTTCGGCGGAGATCCTGAGGGAGCGTTGGTTACCTTCCAGCTACCAACTGAAGCAAAGGCTGCATACAGAAGTACGGAGGCTGTGTTGAATAATAGATTTATCAAAGTTTTTTGgcataacaatgttaacaacaATGCAGCTGGTGGTGCTATTGAGAACGTACCACCAG GATGCCGTCCTTCTGTCAAAGAACGATTAGGTGCTGCTGTAACTGCACCAGCAAAAACTGAAGAAAATGAATATATTCCCACTCGTCGTTCAACCGAAGAACAAGTCTCACAGACTTTGGTTCCAACATCGCCAAAAACCACCACTGTTCCTACGCGAGAAGACAAAGTTCTTGCAATAAAAAAGACACAAGAAATATTAGCCGCTAAGGAAACGTTAAAGAAAAAACAGGAAGAGAAACGTAAAGAAGCATTAAAATTAACTGCTGATTTGCGTAAAAGAAAACAAGAATTATTAGATAAGCATTTAATAGAAATTCGAGCTTTGATTGACAAAGCTGAAAAGAATCCAGAACAAAAAGATGCAATTATGGCAACAATCAAAACGATGCAACAATCTATTGATAATTTACGTAAAGACTTGGCTGCGAACGGCCAAATTGGTGGTAACAAAACGCAAATCAAATCTAGAGAACAAACCCAAAAAGAGATCTTAGACGCAGAATTAGATTTAATGACCGCGCAACAGGAAGGACAAGATGCTGGAGAATTGCAAAAGAGATTAAATGAATTGCGAGCACAAGCTGCTGCATTAGGTTTAAATGCAGGACCAACTGCTGGTCGAGGTACAAGATCTAGTAGAGTCATACGAGGTAGTCATGCATTATCATATAGGGGACGCGGCAGAGGAAGCTTTGCCCATGTTTCAGTAGATCATAGACCTACGAGTCTTCTAGTCTCTGGTTACGAAACCGAAGAAAAGGCTGAAGTTTTAGCACATTTTCAA CAATTTGGAGAAATAGTGAATCAAATAGTAGATGACGCAACGCCTTCGATTGTAATCAATTTTAAATCAAGGAAAGAAGCTGAGATAGCTTTAGTAAAAGGACGCACATTTCAGGATAGATTATTGTCTATAACTTGGGTCTCTGGACATCATCTACATCGTGGCGGTGGTGGTACGAATGCAAATGCATCTGTACAACTTTCTTCGCGTTCTGAGCaagcaccaccacccaccgatgAAGATATTGACTTAGAA GGTAACGCTGAGGCATTACTTCTCgaagaaaacgaagaagaagaagacgaagatgGTGAGTCGCGAAGCTGGCGGCGATAG
- the LOC126921255 gene encoding sodium/bile acid cotransporter 7-like produces MRKDYVQDVQPKKKQNELLYRYGYFLSMLLCMMLASLKPHFGKTNGVLNGNIIIRYFAVPLTYLEAGLLCDPKTLYLTLSNGTLLIFTMTFIYILMPFLMRVGVCLLTYANVNVWLLKGMEVLYCMPPPFNTSFVLCRLAQADLSTSIVITLVSHFGGLFISPILLYFVLGASTPPLVGVNVKETIYSTIVPLIIGIAIQIVILKYDVCFKIKSPWFSQGLLLATAYHWFCDAVLVDASSLQATDVLLCVLLACVGQLFVSCLCWILCSRWLPRNILLAALFTSTHKSVGLGSWVLRGAYHGSAHGPAVNLPLSVLPVAQLLLGSLLASWLSP; encoded by the exons ATGCGAAAAGATTATGTACAGGATGTTCAACCAAAAAAAAAGCAGAATGAACTTTTATATAGATATGGATATTTTCTATCAATGCTTTTATGTATGATGCTAGCCTCACTTAAGCCACATTTTGGTAAAACAAATG GTGTTCTGaatggaaatattattattcgatattttgCTGTTCCTTTAACATACTTAGAAGCAGGCCTATTATGTGATCCAAAAACACTTTATTTAACATTAAGCAATGGTACTCTCTTAATATTTACAATGActttcatatatattttaatgcCCTTCCTGATGAGAGTTGGAGTATGTTTATTGACTTATGCCAATGTCAATGTGTGGTTATTGAAAGGAATGGAA GTACTTTACTGTATGCCACCTCCATTTAATACAAGTTTTGTTTTGTGTCGATTGGCACAAGCAGATTTGTCAACAAGCATTGTGATTACTTTAGTATCTCATTTTGGAGGATTATTTATATCTCCTATATTATTATACTTTGTG TTAGGGGCATCTACACCTCCCTTAGTTGGTGTGAATGTAAAGGAAACCATTTATAGTACAATTGTACCATTAATTATTGGTATTGCAATTCAAATTGTGATCTTAAAATATGATGTTTGTTTCAAAATTAAATCACCTTGGTTTTCTCAAGGATTATTATTAGCTACAGCATATCATTGGTTTTGTGATGCTGTGTTGGTAGACGCATCATCTTTGCAAGCTACTGATGTGTTATTATGCGTATTACTTG CTTGCGTGGGACAACTATTTGTTAGCTGCTTGTGTTGGATATTGTGCTCTCGGTGGTTACCTCGGAATATATTGTTAGCTGCACTTTTTACAAGTACTCACAAATCAGTTGGTCTTGGAAGCTGGGTTTTACGTGGTGCTTACCATGGTTCAGCCCATGGTCCTGCAGTGAATTTACCATTGTCTGTACTACCAGTTGCACAATTGCTGTTAGGTAGTTTATTAGCTAGTTGGTTGTCTCCATAA